A single window of Entomoplasma ellychniae DNA harbors:
- a CDS encoding endo-beta-N-acetylglucosaminidase, with amino-acid sequence MKKLLSLITATFIISSTALNVLACDIGDSSTRNYLEAFDDFDWSKGQTQDGDGYNWKYDDFIKNGMKLENSQINEVSSIQGPVDKIFNYDKYSTSYKGANFVKKQATTGAPVIKSYRPNGNKWSDFGLSSKSRKHSYINSILNWNDGSDLDLSYNQASYDLRGRNYVAKSSVKSQQKETFFNMFHDPSNASSSIVGTKNPFGGNLTNLSYIHEMYTWPAITNKGWITASFADYTDYMHKNGIPVLGLWYMSGWEDLTRESLKNLLEKDSTGHFKIVDILIEQCLKYNFDGWMINNEANGSQGDGYVIKNSEINEIMDDFNKTAIDLEPQLNKRLNIVHYTNSGSLDYDHLNNKPTSKKTVDAARYASEIQLDFNHDNLVSDYDAYLTNVWNGDQSKRKTIYSLLNESTNIPGVGNYDVRNLVFQKSKDANGNDVGFGKANNSFSIFGSGGANEYAKDFKNYYLNASKNKTDEYKVFLMQQEVANLYSGYQFFGSNSYLENDADGYDTLISQSVQSVAGIYQNDPRLSFTNFAKDKNKITRPEFSLGEKGKDNEGKKINSYGVGNAFWEKTVIADSIIPNDYSELDKEKTKEVENDPTLETYFSTGSGIQFINRDLNGSIMNQEIYPWTNSRLADVAPTYQWDFWSSEKNDGTTKISTSDGDKNVSKITDSGQLTGYYDYYDAYQKGNSLAIGYGYDFDKEGTVKPGKWMNIPYYWNIMGTNLQKNDYTVCFYVKATDKDSNESSSNEDIKNIAKNTKITAITSDPTTENTDAKPLVLETTVEEEKNGWFKISSNLSQLENISKDKRIAKLGIQINPGTTGSENQFIFNVGGFKIDKNSKKTDNLINDGISFIQNEYVVKRESVKNNVNIRFNWEDKNQDAVDYYQVYYSTDKNSWYRVGQTTQNRYYIRELDESAEENIFIGIQPKYKKGTIGKINFAGINTKYNY; translated from the coding sequence ATGAAAAAACTACTTTCTTTAATTACAGCAACTTTTATTATATCAAGTACTGCCCTTAATGTTCTTGCATGTGATATAGGGGATTCATCAACAAGAAATTATCTAGAGGCCTTTGATGATTTTGATTGGTCAAAAGGTCAAACTCAAGATGGTGATGGGTATAATTGAAAATATGATGATTTTATTAAAAACGGAATGAAACTTGAAAATTCGCAAATTAATGAAGTTTCGTCAATTCAAGGGCCTGTTGACAAAATTTTTAATTATGATAAATATTCAACATCATATAAGGGAGCAAATTTTGTTAAAAAACAAGCAACAACAGGAGCACCTGTTATTAAATCATATAGACCTAATGGTAATAAGTGATCAGACTTTGGTTTAAGTTCAAAATCTAGAAAACATTCATATATAAATTCTATTTTAAACTGAAATGATGGTTCAGATTTAGATTTGTCATATAATCAAGCTTCTTATGATTTGCGTGGGAGAAATTATGTAGCAAAAAGTAGCGTTAAATCACAACAAAAAGAAACGTTCTTTAATATGTTTCATGATCCTTCAAATGCTTCGAGTTCAATAGTTGGTACTAAGAACCCATTTGGTGGTAATCTAACTAACCTTTCATACATTCATGAAATGTACACATGACCTGCAATTACAAATAAAGGTTGAATAACAGCTTCGTTTGCTGATTACACAGATTATATGCATAAAAATGGTATACCTGTATTAGGTCTTTGATATATGTCAGGTTGAGAAGATTTAACTCGTGAATCTCTAAAAAACTTACTGGAAAAAGATTCTACAGGACATTTTAAAATAGTTGATATCTTAATTGAACAATGTTTAAAATACAATTTTGATGGATGAATGATTAATAATGAAGCAAATGGTTCTCAAGGTGATGGATATGTTATTAAAAACTCAGAAATTAATGAAATAATGGATGATTTCAATAAAACAGCGATTGATTTAGAACCTCAATTGAACAAAAGACTAAATATTGTACACTATACTAATAGTGGTTCTTTAGATTATGATCATTTAAACAATAAACCAACTTCTAAAAAAACTGTTGACGCAGCAAGGTATGCAAGTGAAATTCAGCTTGATTTTAATCATGATAATCTAGTTTCTGATTATGACGCATATTTAACAAATGTTTGAAATGGTGATCAGTCAAAAAGAAAAACAATTTATTCACTTTTAAATGAAAGCACCAATATTCCAGGTGTAGGTAATTATGATGTAAGAAATTTAGTCTTTCAAAAATCAAAAGATGCCAATGGAAATGATGTTGGTTTTGGTAAAGCTAATAACTCGTTTTCAATTTTTGGTTCAGGTGGAGCCAATGAATATGCAAAAGATTTCAAAAACTACTACTTAAATGCTTCTAAAAACAAAACTGATGAATACAAAGTTTTTTTAATGCAACAAGAAGTTGCTAACCTATACTCTGGGTATCAATTTTTTGGAAGTAACAGTTATTTAGAAAATGATGCTGATGGATATGACACATTAATTTCACAAAGTGTGCAATCTGTGGCAGGAATCTATCAAAATGATCCTAGACTTTCATTTACTAATTTTGCAAAAGATAAAAACAAAATAACTCGACCTGAGTTTTCTTTGGGTGAAAAAGGAAAAGACAATGAAGGTAAAAAAATCAATAGTTATGGTGTAGGGAATGCTTTTTGAGAAAAAACAGTTATAGCAGATTCTATAATCCCAAATGATTATAGTGAACTAGATAAAGAAAAAACAAAAGAAGTTGAAAATGACCCTACTTTGGAAACTTATTTTTCAACTGGGTCAGGTATTCAATTTATTAATAGAGATCTTAATGGTTCTATAATGAATCAAGAAATTTACCCATGAACTAATTCACGATTAGCTGATGTTGCGCCAACTTATCAGTGGGATTTTTGGTCAAGTGAAAAAAATGATGGCACAACTAAAATATCAACCTCAGACGGAGATAAAAATGTAAGTAAAATAACTGATTCAGGTCAATTAACAGGATATTATGATTATTATGATGCATACCAAAAAGGAAATTCACTTGCAATTGGATATGGTTATGACTTTGATAAAGAAGGAACAGTAAAACCAGGAAAATGAATGAATATTCCTTATTATTGAAATATAATGGGTACAAACTTACAAAAAAACGATTATACAGTTTGTTTTTATGTTAAAGCAACTGATAAAGACTCAAATGAAAGTTCATCAAATGAAGATATTAAAAATATTGCCAAAAATACTAAAATAACTGCGATTACATCTGATCCTACTACTGAAAATACTGATGCTAAACCATTAGTATTAGAAACAACAGTTGAAGAGGAAAAAAATGGCTGATTTAAAATATCATCTAATCTATCTCAACTAGAAAATATTTCAAAGGACAAAAGAATTGCAAAATTAGGAATACAAATTAATCCAGGCACAACAGGTTCAGAGAATCAATTTATTTTTAATGTAGGTGGATTTAAAATTGACAAAAATTCCAAGAAAACTGATAATCTTATTAATGATGGAATTAGTTTTATCCAAAATGAATATGTTGTAAAGAGAGAATCAGTAAAAAATAATGTAAATATTAGATTTAATTGAGAAGATAAAAACCAAGATGCAGTTGATTATTATCAAGTTTATTATTCAACTGATAAAAATAGTTGATATAGAGTTGGTCAGACAACTCAAAATAGATATTATATAAGAGAGTTGGATGAATCAGCTGAAGAAAACATTTTTATTGGAATTCAACCAAAGTATAAAAAAGGAACAATAGGTAAAATTAATTTTGCTGGTATAAATACAAAATATAATTACTAA
- a CDS encoding organic hydroperoxide resistance protein → MSKIYEAEIKNTGGRTGEVSSPDNKFNLKVSSPTLNVEGTTNPEQLFAAGYSACFNGALQAVMNKNNSVFPSNVTAKVSLHHNGDLNFNLSVEIIVEIVGIDQEIGERLMHEADLVCPYSKALRNNVEVKLQLK, encoded by the coding sequence ATGAGCAAAATTTATGAAGCAGAAATAAAAAATACAGGTGGTAGAACTGGTGAAGTATCATCACCTGATAATAAATTTAATTTAAAAGTTTCTTCACCAACTTTAAATGTCGAAGGCACAACTAACCCAGAACAATTATTTGCAGCTGGCTATAGTGCTTGTTTCAACGGAGCTTTACAAGCAGTTATGAATAAAAATAATTCAGTTTTTCCAAGCAATGTAACTGCTAAAGTATCATTACATCATAACGGAGATTTAAACTTCAATTTATCAGTTGAAATTATTGTTGAAATTGTGGGTATAGATCAAGAAATTGGGGAGAGATTAATGCACGAAGCAGATTTAGTTTGTCCTTATTCCAAAGCATTAAGAAATAATGTTGAAGTTAAATTACAATTAAAATAA
- the rbfA gene encoding 30S ribosome-binding factor RbfA, with protein MANNKIKGRKESTILRELTMILERELKNDILRAVSIAEVRLTNDSEIAKVFWSFLPIQGITKELIQNELDTNIKFIRMKLSKKLDTRTVPELKFEYDTSLENANRIEEILKKVKN; from the coding sequence ATGGCTAACAATAAAATTAAAGGTAGAAAAGAATCTACAATCTTAAGAGAATTAACAATGATTTTGGAAAGAGAACTAAAAAATGATATTCTAAGGGCAGTATCAATTGCTGAAGTTAGACTAACAAATGATAGTGAAATTGCTAAAGTATTTTGATCATTTTTACCAATACAAGGAATAACAAAAGAATTAATCCAAAATGAATTAGACACTAATATTAAATTCATTAGAATGAAATTATCTAAAAAATTAGATACTAGAACAGTTCCTGAATTAAAATTTGAATATGATACAAGCTTGGAAAATGCAAACAGAATTGAAGAGATTTTAAAAAAAGTTAAAAATTAA
- the mtnN gene encoding 5'-methylthioadenosine/S-adenosylhomocysteine nucleosidase — translation MKLIIGAMFEELQTSIDYFKAKKIKNSICNIYKNEKILFCVTGIGLINAAVGLSYVLNNYEISQVINIGTSGACDSSLKQKDIVWINKIFNSAADATVFGYDYGQIPKMPKFYETASTDVKEKYINKNLASSDIFINDIEQASKHIKKIPSIISVLDMECFGYAQTAYIYKKPFISIKVISDVIGTEDSNAVQFNEFIKIAGNEILNVVKNLI, via the coding sequence ATGAAATTAATTATTGGAGCTATGTTTGAAGAACTTCAAACAAGTATTGATTATTTCAAAGCTAAAAAAATTAAAAATTCAATTTGTAATATATATAAAAATGAAAAAATATTATTTTGTGTTACAGGAATTGGTTTAATTAATGCAGCTGTGGGCTTAAGTTATGTATTAAACAATTACGAAATATCACAAGTTATAAATATTGGAACTAGTGGAGCTTGTGATTCAAGTTTAAAACAAAAAGATATAGTTTGAATAAATAAAATTTTTAATAGCGCAGCTGATGCTACTGTTTTTGGTTATGATTATGGACAAATTCCAAAAATGCCTAAATTCTATGAAACTGCAAGCACTGATGTGAAGGAAAAATATATTAATAAAAATCTCGCTTCATCAGATATTTTTATTAATGATATTGAACAAGCAAGCAAACATATCAAAAAAATACCAAGCATAATAAGTGTTCTAGACATGGAATGCTTTGGGTATGCACAAACAGCTTATATTTACAAAAAACCATTTATTTCAATAAAAGTAATAAGTGATGTTATTGGTACAGAAGATAGTAATGCAGTGCAATTTAACGAATTTATAAAAATAGCTGGTAATGAAATTTTGAATGTAGTTAAAAATCTTATATAA
- a CDS encoding ATP-binding cassette domain-containing protein has protein sequence MIEIKNLTKKYGQNVVLDGINLNIKDGESIGILGANGAGKTTLVEIISGVSDFSNGEINFYNSENEKDNSLQEKIGMQFQSGSWPFNTRGVDLLNLFVGKNWKKDKYIENLLDIFEVTTIIKKRISYCSSGEQQRFNSMLSIINKPSVLILDELITGLDLKMQIKLINFFDKMRKNEKITLIVISHIPEEIEQICKRIVVLNKGTIFIDKTVNEIKKQYGSIRNFLTLYFEGKIND, from the coding sequence ATGATAGAAATAAAAAATCTTACTAAAAAATATGGACAAAATGTTGTTCTTGATGGAATTAACTTAAATATTAAGGATGGAGAATCTATTGGTATTTTAGGAGCTAATGGAGCAGGTAAAACAACATTAGTTGAAATAATTTCTGGAGTTAGTGACTTTTCAAATGGAGAAATTAATTTCTACAATTCAGAAAACGAAAAAGATAACTCATTACAAGAAAAAATCGGTATGCAATTTCAAAGTGGCAGTTGGCCTTTCAACACTAGAGGAGTTGACTTATTAAATCTTTTTGTTGGTAAAAATTGAAAGAAAGATAAATATATTGAAAATTTATTAGATATATTCGAAGTTACTACAATTATTAAAAAAAGAATATCTTATTGTTCAAGTGGGGAGCAACAAAGATTTAATTCAATGCTATCCATTATTAATAAACCAAGTGTGCTCATATTAGACGAATTGATTACAGGTTTAGATTTAAAAATGCAAATTAAATTAATTAATTTCTTTGATAAAATGAGAAAAAATGAAAAAATTACTTTAATAGTTATATCTCATATTCCAGAAGAAATAGAACAAATCTGTAAAAGAATAGTTGTACTAAATAAAGGAACTATATTTATCGATAAAACGGTAAATGAAATAAAAAAGCAATATGGATCAATTAGAAATTTCTTAACTTTATATTTTGAGGGAAAGATAAATGACTAA